In Acropora palmata chromosome 7, jaAcrPala1.3, whole genome shotgun sequence, one genomic interval encodes:
- the LOC141885602 gene encoding uncharacterized protein LOC141885602, which translates to MAPFRWPETRHDLALAKEVAQYMPEKPQEWDDIAKRLTEVFSTEVKQVELKGRGCRERMDRILDRYKEEDAKALKRSGTEEEFTELNQLCEDILAFRRDTAELKRKEEEDRKKGEEMRKAAVERLAS; encoded by the exons ATGGCACCCTTTCGTTGGCCAGAAACACGCCACGACCTTGCATTAGCCAAAGAGGTTGCTCAGTACATGCCTGAGAAACCACAAGAGTGGGACGATATAGCCAAGCGACTTACTGAGGTGTTTTCTACGGAGGTAAAACAAGTGGAACTTAAAGGGCGAGGTTGCAGAGAAAGAATGGACAGAATACTTGATAGGTACAAGGAGGAGGATGCCAAGGCTTTAAAGAG ATCAGGCACAGAGGAGGAGTTTACTGAACTTAACCAGCTCTGTGAGGATATATTAGCATTTAGGAGAGATACTGCTGAGttgaaaaggaaggaagagGAGGACAGGAAAAAGGGGGAAGAGATGAGAAAAGCGGCTGTTGAA